DNA sequence from the Pelosinus sp. IPA-1 genome:
GCAGGAATTAAATATGTATTGGCGTGGCTTTGCTGTAATATTTGGCGTGCCAATTGATTGGCGTGGATATACTTCTTTTCAGGCTGCCGTACTTAAATTTACGGCAACGATCTCTTATGGACAGACTACAAGCTATGGTGCGTTGGCCCGAGAAATTAATAGCCCCAAAGCCGCGCGAGCAGTAGGAGGAGCCTTGCACCGCAACCGGGTACCGATTGTTGTTCCTTGTCATCGTGTGATAGGAGCAAAAGGTACCTTGACAGGGTTCGGCGGTGGTATTGAACTAAAGCAAGCCTTGTTGTTGTTAGAAAGTAGTGAGGGATAAGAGCAAAAAATATATTGTCAACGATTTGTCCAACAGGATATAATAAGGATTAGTATTACTTTTAGTTAGGATTTGAAGGAGGG
Encoded proteins:
- a CDS encoding MGMT family protein, with amino-acid sequence MMQQMHTILETDWGYMTAIWTDIGLWELDFPVKDKPEEPKGEVTEAVKFWSEQLRQELNMYWRGFAVIFGVPIDWRGYTSFQAAVLKFTATISYGQTTSYGALAREINSPKAARAVGGALHRNRVPIVVPCHRVIGAKGTLTGFGGGIELKQALLLLESSEG